One Deinococcus multiflagellatus DNA window includes the following coding sequences:
- the hisA gene encoding 1-(5-phosphoribosyl)-5-[(5-phosphoribosylamino)methylideneamino]imidazole-4-carboxamide isomerase, producing the protein MSAPSPLLIPCVDIQSGRAVRLYEGDPDRETVYFESPLAAAKHWVSLGATLVHLVDLDAATGRGENRAVIHQITRELGVPVEVGGGIRTREAAEDLLAAGVERVVIGTAAVKQPELVRELIAAHGPARVVVSLDARGLEVATHGWAQGSGVGVGELTPVLSAAGLHTLIFTDVTRDGTLRGLDRELMRQVRALWTGTLIVGGGVANLDDVALLQQEGIEGAIVGRAIYEGTLPYPLPQQG; encoded by the coding sequence ATGAGTGCCCCCTCGCCCCTCCTCATTCCCTGCGTGGATATTCAATCGGGCCGCGCCGTGCGCCTGTACGAAGGCGACCCGGACCGCGAAACGGTGTATTTCGAGTCGCCGCTGGCCGCCGCGAAGCACTGGGTGTCGCTGGGCGCCACACTGGTGCACCTTGTGGACCTGGACGCCGCCACCGGGCGCGGCGAGAACCGCGCGGTGATTCACCAGATCACGCGGGAACTGGGCGTGCCCGTGGAGGTGGGCGGCGGCATCCGCACCCGCGAGGCGGCTGAGGATCTGCTGGCGGCCGGGGTGGAGCGGGTGGTGATCGGCACGGCCGCTGTGAAGCAACCGGAACTGGTGCGCGAGCTGATCGCCGCCCACGGCCCGGCGCGCGTGGTGGTCAGCCTGGACGCCCGGGGCTTAGAGGTCGCCACCCACGGCTGGGCCCAGGGCAGCGGCGTGGGCGTGGGCGAACTGACCCCGGTGCTGTCGGCCGCAGGCCTGCACACCCTGATTTTTACCGATGTGACCCGCGACGGCACCCTGCGCGGCCTGGACCGCGAGCTGATGCGGCAGGTGCGCGCCCTGTGGACCGGCACCCTGATCGTGGGCGGCGGCGTGGCCAACCTGGACGACGTGGCGCTGCTGCAACAAGAAGGCATAGAGGGCGCCATTGTGGGCCGGGCCATCTACGAGGGCACGCTGCCGTATCCGCTGCCACAGCAAGGCTGA
- a CDS encoding M20 family metallopeptidase: MTPHVPDIDPLALQADLRQLVEIESPSSDPLAVAHVMNVVEGWARDLGAQTHALGGGTRVFHFGVDGTRPPLLVLTHADTVWPHGTLAGMPLRVDGERLYGPGTYDMKAGIVGLFHALRALGGAWPRGGITVLLSPDEETGSETSRAHIEAAARQSRAALVVEPPVADTHALKTGRKGTGSFTLTFSGVASHAGNKPEEGASAITAAAEAVLALQALARPEAGTTVSVGLIAGGSAVNVIPADCTLQVDLRVSTLAEAERLDAAVRAWRPSDPRVRVAVSGGLNRPPFEQGAGTLALYEQARAVAHDLGFELPHAVVGGGSDGNFTAPIIPTLDGLGAPGDGAHAAHEHVRLDRWPDHVRLLTRLLREV, translated from the coding sequence ATGACCCCACACGTCCCCGACATAGACCCTCTGGCCCTGCAGGCCGATCTGCGCCAGCTCGTGGAGATCGAGTCGCCGTCCAGCGACCCGCTGGCGGTGGCGCATGTGATGAACGTGGTGGAAGGCTGGGCGCGCGACTTGGGCGCCCAGACCCACGCCCTGGGCGGCGGCACCCGTGTCTTTCACTTTGGCGTGGACGGCACCCGGCCCCCCCTGCTGGTGCTCACCCACGCCGACACCGTCTGGCCCCACGGCACCCTGGCAGGCATGCCCCTGCGCGTGGACGGCGAACGCCTGTATGGCCCCGGCACCTACGACATGAAAGCGGGCATCGTGGGCCTGTTTCACGCGCTGCGGGCCCTGGGTGGGGCGTGGCCGCGCGGCGGGATCACGGTGCTGCTCTCGCCCGACGAGGAAACCGGCAGCGAAACCAGCCGCGCCCACATTGAAGCCGCCGCCCGCCAGAGCCGCGCCGCGCTGGTGGTGGAGCCCCCGGTGGCCGACACCCACGCCCTGAAAACCGGGCGCAAGGGCACAGGGTCGTTTACGCTGACCTTCAGCGGGGTGGCCAGCCACGCGGGCAACAAGCCCGAGGAAGGTGCGAGCGCCATCACCGCCGCCGCCGAGGCGGTGCTGGCCCTGCAGGCCCTGGCCCGCCCCGAAGCCGGCACCACCGTCAGCGTGGGCCTGATTGCGGGCGGCAGCGCCGTGAACGTGATTCCCGCCGACTGCACCCTGCAGGTGGACCTGCGCGTGAGCACCTTGGCCGAGGCCGAGCGCCTGGACGCCGCCGTGCGCGCGTGGCGCCCCAGTGACCCCCGGGTGCGCGTGGCTGTGTCGGGGGGCCTGAACCGCCCGCCCTTCGAGCAGGGCGCCGGCACCCTGGCGCTGTACGAGCAGGCCCGCGCCGTGGCCCACGACCTGGGCTTCGAGCTGCCCCACGCGGTGGTGGGCGGCGGCAGCGACGGCAACTTCACAGCGCCCATCATTCCCACCCTGGACGGCCTGGGTGCCCCCGGCGACGGGGCCCACGCCGCCCACGAACACGTCCGCCTGGACCGCTGGCCCGACCATGTTCGCCTCCTGACCCGCCTGCTGCGCGAGGTGTAG
- a CDS encoding ABC transporter permease yields the protein MRRAGEGLPLLPAALGGLLVAFLLLPVLALLARGLGPAFWPTLHSPAVQDALRVSLLTTGCAVALTVVLVTPVAWALARFHFPGKAALETLLDLPIVLPPVVAGVGLLLVFGRQGWLGPPLELAGISVAFSPAAVVLAQLFVSAPFYLRAARAGFGAVDPDVEAAARTDGAGRWAVFRLITWPLALPFLLEGLILTWARALGEFGATILFAGSLPGKTRSITLAIYAALESDLGPALVLSAVMVVVAFALLLLVRMAAGLRQR from the coding sequence GTGCGGCGCGCGGGCGAGGGGCTGCCCCTGCTGCCAGCCGCGCTGGGGGGGCTGCTGGTGGCCTTTTTGCTGCTGCCGGTGCTGGCCCTGCTGGCGCGTGGGCTGGGCCCCGCCTTCTGGCCCACCCTGCACAGCCCCGCCGTGCAGGACGCCCTGCGCGTGAGCCTGCTGACCACCGGCTGCGCGGTGGCCCTCACCGTGGTGCTGGTGACCCCGGTGGCCTGGGCGCTGGCCCGCTTTCACTTTCCTGGCAAGGCGGCGCTGGAAACGCTGCTGGACCTGCCGATTGTGCTGCCGCCCGTGGTGGCGGGGGTGGGGCTGCTGCTGGTGTTCGGGCGCCAGGGCTGGCTGGGGCCGCCGCTGGAACTGGCGGGCATCAGCGTGGCGTTCTCGCCGGCGGCGGTGGTGCTGGCACAGCTGTTCGTCTCGGCGCCGTTTTACCTGCGCGCCGCCCGCGCGGGCTTCGGCGCCGTGGACCCAGACGTGGAAGCCGCCGCCCGCACCGACGGCGCCGGGCGCTGGGCGGTCTTTCGCCTGATCACGTGGCCGCTGGCGTTGCCCTTTCTGCTGGAGGGCCTGATTCTCACCTGGGCGCGGGCCCTGGGCGAGTTTGGCGCCACCATCCTGTTCGCCGGGTCGCTGCCGGGCAAAACCCGCTCTATTACCCTCGCCATCTACGCCGCGCTGGAATCGGACCTGGGGCCGGCGCTGGTGCTCTCGGCGGTGATGGTGGTGGTGGCTTTTGCCCTGTTGCTGCTGGTGCGCATGGCAGCTGGGCTGCGCCAGCGGTAG
- a CDS encoding glycosyltransferase family 4 protein: protein MRVGIVTATYLPSRNGVATSTALFARGLRERGHDVRLFAPRHPQVTGPEEGVYRLNSSFAGARALGAPADYPVMLAPGPLLTARLPLRDLDVLHTMHPFLAGGLALKWGRLSGAPVVYTAHTQYDQYLHYAPMPERVGRAVLRPHVSAFARRVSAVLAPGQAMVDMLRAYGYGGPVELFPNPVDLAAFRAAEGAAFRAQFHVGPGTPLVVSLGRLAPEKNLEVMLRAFDQARASRPELRLLVVGDGPSRAALQALAPEGVTFTGPIPYARVPEALAAADAFLTASTSEVLPMSMIEALASGTPLVAARSPAALDLITEGENGTVREPTPEALAGGLLDTLAPARLPALQRGARTSAARYDLPVRAQALEAVYERVLAGRS, encoded by the coding sequence GTGCGCGTGGGGATTGTCACAGCAACCTATCTGCCGTCCCGCAACGGGGTGGCCACCAGTACCGCCCTGTTTGCGCGGGGCCTGCGCGAACGCGGCCACGACGTGCGCCTCTTTGCGCCGCGCCACCCCCAGGTGACGGGGCCCGAGGAGGGCGTCTACCGCCTGAATTCCTCGTTTGCGGGCGCGCGCGCCCTGGGCGCTCCGGCTGACTACCCGGTCATGCTGGCCCCAGGCCCGCTGCTGACCGCGCGGCTGCCCCTGCGCGACTTGGACGTGCTGCACACCATGCACCCGTTCCTGGCGGGGGGACTGGCCCTGAAGTGGGGGCGGCTGTCCGGGGCGCCGGTGGTGTACACCGCCCACACCCAGTACGACCAGTACCTGCACTATGCCCCCATGCCCGAGCGGGTGGGCCGCGCGGTGCTGCGCCCGCATGTCAGCGCCTTTGCGCGGCGGGTCTCGGCGGTGCTGGCCCCGGGGCAGGCGATGGTGGACATGCTGCGCGCCTACGGCTACGGGGGCCCTGTGGAGCTGTTTCCCAACCCGGTGGACCTCGCCGCCTTCAGGGCCGCCGAGGGCGCCGCCTTTCGCGCGCAGTTTCATGTGGGCCCGGGGACGCCGCTGGTGGTGTCGCTGGGCCGCCTGGCGCCGGAAAAGAACCTGGAGGTCATGCTGCGCGCCTTTGACCAGGCCCGCGCCAGCCGCCCCGAGCTGCGCCTGCTGGTGGTGGGCGACGGCCCCAGCCGCGCGGCCCTGCAGGCCCTGGCCCCCGAGGGCGTGACCTTTACGGGCCCCATTCCCTACGCCCGCGTGCCCGAAGCCCTGGCCGCCGCCGACGCGTTTCTCACCGCCAGCACCAGCGAGGTGCTGCCCATGAGCATGATCGAGGCCCTGGCCTCGGGGACCCCGCTGGTGGCGGCGCGCAGCCCGGCGGCCCTGGACCTCATCACCGAGGGCGAAAACGGCACCGTGCGCGAGCCCACCCCCGAGGCCCTGGCGGGCGGGCTGCTGGACACCCTGGCCCCGGCGCGCCTGCCGGCGCTGCAGCGCGGCGCCCGGACCAGCGCCGCCCGCTACGACCTGCCGGTGCGGGCGCAGGCACTGGAAGCGGTATACGAACGTGTGCTCGCCGGGCGGTCTTAG
- a CDS encoding EVE domain-containing protein, whose protein sequence is MRFWLLKSEPEVFGYPDLERAGREPWNGVRNYQARNFLREMAAGDLCLFYHSGAKPPGVAGVARVVRAAYPDNLQFDPQSPYLDPKATPEAPRWSMVDVAPVQALARLVTLDDLRGLPAWADSPLLARGSRLSVLPVSPGQFEAALQAAGTALAHLPGPPPPLAL, encoded by the coding sequence ATGCGTTTCTGGCTGCTGAAATCGGAACCTGAGGTCTTTGGCTACCCGGACCTGGAACGGGCCGGGCGCGAGCCCTGGAACGGGGTGCGCAACTATCAGGCCCGCAACTTCCTGCGCGAGATGGCCGCCGGCGACCTGTGCCTCTTTTACCACTCGGGGGCCAAGCCGCCCGGGGTCGCGGGCGTGGCGCGGGTGGTGCGCGCGGCCTACCCGGACAACCTGCAGTTTGACCCCCAGAGCCCCTACCTGGACCCCAAAGCCACGCCGGAAGCCCCGCGCTGGAGCATGGTGGATGTGGCCCCGGTCCAGGCCCTGGCGCGGCTGGTGACCCTGGACGACTTGCGGGGCCTGCCCGCCTGGGCTGATTCCCCGCTGCTGGCACGCGGATCACGCCTGAGCGTGCTGCCGGTCAGCCCCGGGCAGTTTGAAGCGGCGCTGCAGGCGGCCGGCACGGCGCTGGCCCACTTGCCTGGACCACCCCCCCCGCTGGCCCTTTGA
- the modA gene encoding molybdate ABC transporter substrate-binding protein gives MKRPLLLLGLLLAGSAQAANLTVFAAASLTDAFTELGRAFDARTGHRTTFQFAGSQVLRTQLEQGARADVYASANSAQFEPLVRAGLLNPGTLFVSNRLAIIAPQSSRAVTTLADLARPGVKLVIADRAVPAGDYTRRMLTAVEKAGTYGKDFSARVLKNVVSEEPNVRQVALKVGLGEADAAVVYQTDVTPALKAKVRLIALPTRFNQTASYPLGVVKGSANPQAAQAFVAFVLSAEGQTILRRWGFRPAPRPTP, from the coding sequence ATGAAGCGTCCCCTGCTCTTGCTGGGCCTGCTGCTGGCGGGTTCGGCCCAGGCCGCGAACCTCACGGTGTTCGCCGCCGCCTCGCTCACCGACGCCTTTACGGAGCTGGGCCGGGCCTTTGACGCCCGCACCGGGCACCGGACGACTTTTCAGTTCGCGGGCTCGCAGGTGCTGCGCACCCAACTGGAACAGGGCGCACGGGCCGACGTGTACGCCAGCGCCAACAGCGCGCAGTTTGAGCCGCTGGTGCGCGCGGGCCTGCTGAACCCAGGGACGCTTTTTGTCAGCAACCGGCTGGCCATCATCGCCCCGCAGAGCAGCCGCGCCGTGACCACCCTGGCCGATCTGGCGCGCCCCGGCGTGAAACTGGTGATTGCCGACCGCGCCGTGCCGGCTGGCGACTACACCCGGCGCATGCTGACAGCCGTGGAGAAGGCGGGCACCTACGGCAAGGACTTTTCGGCCCGGGTGCTGAAGAATGTGGTCAGCGAGGAGCCCAACGTGCGGCAGGTGGCCCTGAAGGTGGGCCTGGGCGAGGCCGACGCCGCCGTGGTTTACCAGACCGATGTCACGCCCGCCCTGAAAGCCAAGGTGCGCCTCATCGCCCTGCCCACGCGCTTTAACCAGACCGCCAGCTATCCCCTGGGCGTGGTGAAGGGCAGCGCGAACCCCCAGGCCGCGCAGGCCTTTGTGGCCTTTGTGCTGTCGGCCGAGGGGCAGACGATTCTGCGGCGCTGGGGCTTTCGGCCGGCGCCGCGCCCCACCCCGTAA
- a CDS encoding PIG-L deacetylase family protein encodes MSPRLKLLLIVPHPDDEVYGAAGTLMTHLAADEPCGLVTLTRGEAGRTLGLCDSPEALARMREVELAACLDVIGLTRHPGSVFEHHHFPDKYLQDQPFAPLVDTAREAMTRLRPEIVLTFPPNGSNGHPDHVTTHRAVKAAWDALPPQERPQLWYYASDVPPEHEALRAEWLPPNVRHDVSAHVTRKLQAIACHRTQALSTVDFIRKFPQRITEETFHAVGLGAGRA; translated from the coding sequence ATGAGCCCCCGCCTGAAACTCCTCTTGATCGTGCCGCACCCCGACGACGAGGTGTACGGCGCCGCTGGCACCCTGATGACGCATCTGGCGGCGGACGAGCCATGCGGCCTGGTGACCCTGACCCGGGGCGAGGCCGGGCGCACCCTGGGCCTGTGCGACTCGCCCGAAGCCCTGGCCCGCATGCGCGAGGTGGAACTGGCCGCCTGCCTGGACGTGATTGGCCTGACGCGCCACCCGGGCAGCGTTTTTGAACACCACCACTTTCCCGACAAGTACCTGCAGGACCAGCCCTTCGCCCCGCTGGTGGACACGGCGCGCGAGGCCATGACGCGCCTGCGCCCCGAAATCGTGCTGACCTTTCCCCCCAACGGCAGCAACGGCCACCCCGACCACGTCACCACCCACCGCGCCGTCAAGGCGGCCTGGGACGCGCTGCCGCCCCAGGAACGCCCCCAGCTGTGGTACTACGCCAGCGACGTGCCCCCCGAGCACGAGGCCCTGCGCGCCGAGTGGCTGCCGCCGAATGTGCGCCACGATGTCAGCGCGCATGTGACCCGCAAGCTGCAGGCCATCGCCTGTCACCGCACCCAGGCCCTGAGCACCGTGGACTTTATTCGCAAGTTCCCCCAGCGCATCACAGAAGAGACCTTTCACGCCGTGGGACTGGGAGCAGGCCGGGCCTGA
- a CDS encoding putative bifunctional diguanylate cyclase/phosphodiesterase produces MEPEGTPITHELHQAWRRMLLLGLPVVQLSVLAALLFARPDPWDTYYDPPLYLAMSVLLVGCWLAVARSWGSIRQITLIVTAGSGLFLSVKLLLLGFVLRDPYTRVLEVLETLVWLPTVITWTMLTDLAREVRRVLGALLWAVGACSLIIVLWPVVQGEGLPVDLARALLQINLSAAVSLYGASFFMQRNDALGRLHGEQRVLQQLVYTDLLTGLPGRVRLHEQLGRLAAQQTPFAVLFVDVDAFKVINDTLGHAAGDDLLRGLAGELQRLAGPAAQVYRLSGDEFVVLLPDTREPEAHALAQHLLQAPLEPSRRVGVDATVSIGLSLYPDDAQHPTDLLRHADSAMYAVKRAGRRQVRRYHPQQDAATERFQVLARDLGHALARSELSLRFQPIYRLRDRRLIKAEALLRWTHPQLGPVPPGEFIPVAERVGLIMPVGAWVLREACRAARGWPGVRVSVNVSPVQLLQADFVATVREALDHTGLPARRLELELTETAVLYEDDRVARTLQDLRELGVRISIDDFGSGYSNLARLRTMPITGVKLDRSIIAGLSDHETGGFAHALTRAALDIAGHMRAELTAEGIEHPAQLEVLRALGCPLGQGHGLCPPVTPAELDALLAAPQPEIPSGS; encoded by the coding sequence ATGGAACCAGAAGGCACGCCGATCACGCACGAGCTGCACCAAGCGTGGCGGCGCATGCTGCTGCTGGGCCTGCCGGTGGTGCAGCTGTCGGTGCTGGCGGCGCTGCTGTTTGCCCGCCCCGACCCCTGGGACACCTATTACGACCCGCCGCTGTACCTCGCCATGTCGGTCCTGCTGGTGGGCTGCTGGCTGGCGGTGGCGCGGTCATGGGGGTCCATTCGCCAGATCACCCTGATCGTCACGGCGGGCAGCGGCCTGTTTCTGAGCGTCAAGCTGCTGCTGCTGGGCTTTGTGCTGCGCGATCCCTACACCCGGGTGCTGGAGGTGCTCGAAACCCTGGTGTGGCTGCCCACCGTGATCACCTGGACCATGCTGACCGATCTGGCGCGCGAGGTGCGGCGGGTGCTGGGGGCGCTGCTGTGGGCGGTGGGTGCCTGCAGCCTGATCATCGTGCTGTGGCCGGTGGTGCAGGGAGAGGGCCTGCCGGTGGATCTGGCGCGGGCGCTGCTGCAGATCAACCTGTCGGCGGCCGTCAGCCTGTACGGGGCGTCTTTTTTTATGCAGCGCAACGACGCCCTGGGGCGGCTGCACGGCGAGCAGCGGGTCTTGCAGCAGTTGGTGTACACCGACCTGCTGACCGGCCTACCCGGACGCGTGCGCCTGCACGAACAACTCGGGCGGCTGGCCGCCCAGCAAACGCCCTTTGCGGTGCTGTTCGTGGACGTGGACGCCTTCAAGGTGATCAACGACACCCTGGGCCACGCGGCCGGCGACGACCTGCTGCGTGGGCTGGCCGGCGAACTGCAGCGCCTGGCCGGGCCAGCGGCGCAGGTGTACCGCCTCAGCGGCGACGAGTTCGTGGTGCTGCTGCCCGACACCCGCGAGCCCGAGGCCCACGCGCTGGCCCAGCACCTGCTGCAGGCGCCGCTGGAACCCAGCCGCCGCGTGGGGGTGGACGCCACGGTCAGCATTGGCCTGAGCCTGTATCCCGACGACGCCCAGCACCCCACCGACCTGCTGCGGCACGCCGACAGCGCCATGTACGCGGTCAAGCGCGCCGGGCGGCGGCAGGTGCGGCGCTACCACCCGCAGCAGGACGCCGCCACCGAACGCTTTCAGGTGCTGGCCCGCGACCTGGGCCACGCCCTGGCCCGCTCTGAACTGTCCCTGCGCTTTCAGCCCATCTACCGCCTGCGCGACCGGCGCCTGATCAAGGCCGAGGCGCTGCTGCGCTGGACCCATCCGCAGCTGGGCCCGGTGCCCCCGGGCGAGTTCATTCCGGTGGCCGAGCGGGTGGGCCTGATCATGCCCGTGGGGGCCTGGGTGCTGCGCGAAGCCTGCCGGGCGGCGCGCGGCTGGCCAGGCGTGCGGGTCAGCGTGAATGTGAGCCCGGTGCAGCTGCTGCAGGCCGACTTTGTGGCGACGGTGCGGGAAGCCCTGGACCACACGGGCCTGCCGGCACGGCGCCTGGAACTGGAACTCACCGAAACCGCCGTGCTGTACGAGGACGACCGGGTGGCGCGCACCCTGCAGGACCTGCGCGAGCTGGGCGTGCGCATCAGCATTGACGACTTCGGGTCCGGGTACTCCAATCTGGCGCGCCTGCGCACCATGCCGATTACCGGGGTCAAGCTGGACCGCTCGATCATCGCCGGGCTGTCGGACCACGAGACGGGCGGGTTTGCCCACGCCCTGACGCGCGCCGCCCTGGACATCGCCGGGCACATGCGCGCCGAGCTGACCGCCGAGGGCATTGAGCACCCCGCCCAGCTGGAGGTGCTGCGCGCCCTGGGCTGCCCGCTGGGCCAGGGCCACGGCCTCTGCCCGCCAGTGACCCCCGCCGAACTGGACGCCCTGCTGGCCGCACCCCAGCCCGAAATCCCGTCCGGCTCCTGA
- a CDS encoding S9 family peptidase has translation MTQPKAAQPGPETLLSLSFPSDPQISPDGQRAAFVLTRVEEEDPHKPDAAFAKPRYKGQIWLADAAGTRALTHGEGRDGSPRWSPDGQTLAFTRKAGEGGAQLYLLPLSGGEARQVTHFRGGVQDLQWSPGGTHLAFLSTADDEDKRDERGEARIITKPRYRFNGRDWLPERPARLFVLHVESGEVREWYAPEVEISGVTWLPGGQGVLFVAPQSERHGAQWQDEVWQLDLNAAKPRQVTAWNSAVQAVVPHPDGQRFVLVGRPEGQGNTEHAHLYLLPLQGGAAPQRLDPGHDAPVGNLVGGDCHVGAMPAKPTWLDERTLLFSSTVRGSCGLFTATVDGKVRPHDHDPHTVIAAFTARGGGVALIRERADRFPEVELNGVAVTELHAALPFPVLSPTRVTFATELGEAEGWVLRPAGEGPFPALLNIHGGPHTDYGHAFMHEFQLLAAHGYGVCYSNPRGSVGYGQAWVDAIHGRWGSVDMDDLLAFFDRCLDTDPTLDRTRTAVMGGSYGGYMTNWITAHTPRFQAAITDRSICNLISFGGTSDIGLRFWDDELGLNFHRRADALKLWDLSPLQYVENVQTPTLIVHSVLDHRCPVEQAEQWYAALTLHGVPVRFVRFPGEDHELSRSGRPDRRLVRLNEYLSWLGQWLGQTPHPTDRSRESAGVAATD, from the coding sequence ATGACGCAACCAAAGGCGGCCCAGCCCGGCCCAGAGACCCTGCTGAGCCTCTCGTTTCCCTCGGACCCCCAGATCAGCCCAGACGGCCAGCGCGCCGCCTTTGTGCTGACGCGGGTGGAAGAAGAGGACCCCCACAAGCCCGACGCCGCCTTTGCCAAGCCGCGCTACAAGGGCCAGATCTGGCTTGCGGACGCGGCCGGCACCCGCGCGCTGACGCATGGCGAGGGCCGCGACGGCTCGCCGCGCTGGTCGCCGGACGGCCAGACGCTGGCGTTTACCCGCAAGGCCGGTGAGGGCGGCGCGCAGCTGTACCTGCTGCCGCTCTCGGGCGGGGAGGCGCGGCAAGTCACGCACTTCCGGGGCGGCGTGCAGGACCTGCAGTGGAGCCCAGGCGGCACCCACCTCGCCTTCCTGAGCACCGCCGACGACGAGGACAAGCGCGACGAGCGCGGCGAGGCCCGGATCATCACCAAGCCGCGCTACCGCTTTAACGGCCGCGACTGGCTGCCTGAACGCCCCGCGCGCCTGTTTGTGCTGCACGTAGAGAGCGGTGAGGTGCGCGAGTGGTACGCCCCCGAAGTGGAGATCAGCGGCGTGACGTGGCTGCCCGGCGGTCAGGGCGTGCTGTTCGTGGCCCCCCAGAGCGAGCGCCACGGCGCCCAGTGGCAGGACGAGGTGTGGCAGCTGGACCTGAACGCGGCCAAGCCCCGGCAGGTAACCGCGTGGAACTCGGCGGTGCAGGCGGTGGTGCCGCACCCGGACGGCCAGCGGTTCGTGCTGGTGGGCCGCCCTGAGGGCCAGGGCAACACCGAGCACGCCCACCTGTACCTGCTGCCCCTGCAGGGCGGCGCGGCCCCGCAGCGCCTGGACCCTGGCCACGATGCCCCGGTGGGCAATCTGGTTGGCGGCGACTGCCATGTGGGCGCCATGCCCGCCAAGCCCACATGGCTGGACGAACGCACGCTGCTCTTTTCCTCGACGGTGCGCGGCAGCTGCGGGCTGTTCACCGCCACCGTTGACGGTAAGGTGCGCCCCCACGACCACGACCCGCACACCGTGATCGCGGCCTTTACGGCCCGGGGCGGCGGCGTGGCCCTGATCCGCGAACGCGCCGACCGCTTTCCCGAGGTGGAGTTGAACGGCGTGGCGGTGACCGAGCTGCACGCGGCCCTGCCCTTTCCGGTGCTCTCCCCCACCCGCGTGACCTTTGCCACCGAACTGGGCGAGGCCGAAGGCTGGGTGCTGCGCCCGGCCGGCGAGGGCCCCTTCCCCGCCCTGCTGAACATTCACGGCGGGCCCCACACCGATTACGGCCACGCTTTCATGCACGAGTTCCAGCTGCTGGCCGCGCACGGCTACGGCGTGTGCTACAGCAACCCGCGCGGCAGCGTGGGCTACGGGCAGGCCTGGGTGGACGCCATTCATGGCCGCTGGGGCAGCGTGGACATGGACGACCTGCTGGCCTTTTTTGACCGCTGCCTGGACACCGACCCCACCCTGGACCGCACCCGGACGGCCGTGATGGGCGGCAGTTACGGCGGTTACATGACGAACTGGATCACGGCGCACACCCCCCGCTTTCAGGCGGCGATCACCGACCGCTCCATCTGCAACCTGATTTCCTTCGGGGGCACCAGCGACATTGGCCTGCGCTTCTGGGACGACGAACTGGGCCTGAACTTTCACCGCCGCGCCGACGCCCTGAAGCTGTGGGACCTGAGCCCGCTGCAGTACGTGGAGAATGTACAGACCCCCACCCTGATCGTGCATTCGGTGCTGGACCACCGCTGCCCGGTGGAGCAGGCCGAGCAGTGGTACGCCGCCCTGACCCTGCACGGCGTGCCGGTGCGCTTTGTGCGCTTTCCCGGCGAGGACCACGAACTGAGCCGCTCTGGCCGCCCCGACCGGCGATTGGTGCGCCTGAACGAGTATCTGAGCTGGCTGGGGCAATGGCTGGGCCAAACGCCCCACCCCACCGACCGGAGCCGCGAAAGCGCGGGCGTGGCCGCCACGGATTGA